The following proteins come from a genomic window of Canis aureus isolate CA01 chromosome 3, VMU_Caureus_v.1.0, whole genome shotgun sequence:
- the ERRFI1 gene encoding ERBB receptor feedback inhibitor 1, with amino-acid sequence MSTAGVAAQEIRVPLKTGYLHDGQAMRTVRTCWGGRSEFENHFLSIDPITMAYSLDSTAQERLTSLGHAATSGPRNGPTQKPSLAPLLIPPGEDLGQREEERVLCGFKKLSVNGVCASPPPLTPIKNPPSPFPCTALCDRGSRPLPPLPISEDLSLDETDCEVEFLTSSDTDFLLEDCTLSSFKYDVPGRRSFRGCGQINYAYFDTPAVSAADLSQAPDQNGGVQSSNPPPPQTHRRLRRSHSGPAGSFNKPAIRVSSYIHRASPNSDEDKPEVPPRVPIPPRPVKPDYRRWSAEVTSSTYSDEDRPPKVPPREPLSRSNSRTPSPKSLPSYLNGVMPPTQSFAPDPKYVSSKALQRQNSEGSANKVPCILPIIENGKKVSSTHYYLLPERPPYLDKYEKFFREAEETNAGPSTQPLSADCSVISTTEKLDSKTKLDLGGHVKRKHLSYVVSP; translated from the exons ATGTCCACGGCAGGAGTTGCTGCTCAGGAGATTAGAGTCCCATTAAAAACCGGATATCTGCATGATGGCCAAGCCATGAGGACCGTCAGGACCTGCTGGGGTGGCCGCAGTGAATTTGAAAA TCACTTTTTGAGCATCGACCCAATCACCATGGCTTACAGCCTCGACTCTACTGCTCAGGAGCGCCTAACTTCTCTTG GGCACGCTGCGACGTCTGGTCCAAGGAACGGCCCTACTCAGAAGCCCAGCCTCGCCCCTCTTCTTATTCCCCCAGGCGAAGACTTGGGGCAGCGCGAAGAGGAGCGAGTCCTGTGTGGCTTTAAGAAACTCTCAGTGAACGGGGTCTGTGCTTCTCCTCCTCCGCTCACACCCATAAAGAACCCCCCGTCCCCCTTCCCCTGCACTGCCCTCTGTGATCGGGGTTCCAGGCCCCTCCCGCCGCTGCCCATCTCCGAAGACCTCTCTCTGGATGAGACAGACTGCGAGGTCGAATTCCTCACCAGCTCGGACACGGACTTCCTCTTAGAAGACTGTACGCTGTCCAGCTTCAAATACGATGTTCCGGGCAGGCGAAGCTTCCGTGGGTGCGGACAGATCAACTACGCATATTTTGATACCCCAGCTGTCTCTGCAGCGGATCTCAGTCAGGCTCCTGACCAAAATGGAGGGGTGCAAAGTTCAAATCCTCCTCCACCTCAGACCCACCGAAGATTAAGAAGGTCCCATTCGGGACCAGCTGGATCCTTTAACAAGCCAGCCATAAGGGTGTCCAGCTACATACACAGAGCTTCTCCAAACTCCGATGAAGACAAACCTGAGGTTCCCCCCAGGGTTCCCATACCTCCTAGGCCAGTGAAGCCAGATTACAGAAGGTGGTCAGCGGAAGTTACTTCTAGCACCTACAGTGATGAAGACAGGCCTCCCAAAGTGCCACCAAGAGAACCTTTATCCCGGAGTAACTCCCGCACACCCAGCCCCAAAAGCCTCCCGTCTTACCTCAATGGGGTCATGCCCCCTACTCAGAGCTTCGCCCCTGACCCCAAGTACGTCAGCAGCAAAGCTCTGCAAAGACAGAACAGCGAAGGGTCTGCCAATAAGGTCCCTTGCATCCTGCCCATTATTGAAAATGGGAAGAAGGTTAGCTCAACACATTATTACCTACTACCTGAGAGACCCCCGTACCTGGACAAATATGAAAAGTTTTTTCGGGAAGCAGAGGAAACAAATGCAGGCCCCTCGACCCAACCCCTGTCTGCTGACTGCAGTGTCATCTCCACCACAGAGAAGCTGGACTCAAAGACAAAACTGGACCTTGGTGGCCACGTGAAGCGCAAACATTTGTCCTATGTGGTTTCTCCATAG